The following proteins are co-located in the Sulfitobacter guttiformis genome:
- a CDS encoding NAD(P)/FAD-dependent oxidoreductase, translated as MSGFPFTTDVPPRYSGRIPDEVDLVVIGGGIIGICTALFAARGGARVALLEKGRVAAEQSSRNWGWIRQQGRDPAEMPIMAEAQRIWEDLSRETNEQIGLSRAGVTYFANDTRALVRYEAWLPNAAANGVDSKIITPAQIAGMFTGLTDRPLAALYTAGDLRAEPWVAVPALAEIAVREGVKIVEQCAVRCLDITNGKVTGVVTERGRITAPRVVLAGGAWSALFLRNHGVALPQLSVRSQVAVTMPVADIGQCAASAKRLAFRRRADGGYTLAPNMTSELFVGPDAFRALPKFIPQLRIDPFGCRLKPGAPKGFPDAWGTPRSWSAEDESPFERMRVLDPKPVPRIIAKLARDFGAMFPQMGEVKLRTSWAGMIDTMPDIVPVVDYTPIDGLIVGTGMSGHGFGIGPAMGRILADLAAGRAAGHDLSRFRFARFTDGTKMVPGPDV; from the coding sequence ATGAGCGGTTTTCCTTTTACCACAGACGTGCCCCCGCGCTATTCGGGGCGGATTCCCGATGAGGTCGATCTGGTTGTGATCGGGGGCGGCATCATCGGTATTTGTACCGCGCTATTTGCCGCGCGCGGCGGTGCGCGGGTCGCCTTGTTGGAAAAGGGGCGGGTCGCGGCCGAGCAATCGAGCCGTAATTGGGGCTGGATCAGGCAGCAAGGCCGCGATCCGGCGGAGATGCCGATCATGGCCGAGGCCCAGCGGATCTGGGAGGATCTGTCACGCGAAACTAATGAACAAATCGGCCTGTCGCGTGCGGGTGTGACCTATTTTGCCAATGATACGCGTGCATTGGTGCGGTATGAGGCATGGCTGCCCAACGCGGCAGCTAACGGGGTCGACAGCAAGATTATTACCCCTGCACAGATTGCGGGTATGTTCACCGGCCTCACGGACAGACCCTTGGCAGCGCTTTACACAGCGGGTGATTTGCGGGCCGAGCCGTGGGTCGCGGTACCGGCACTGGCCGAGATTGCAGTGCGCGAGGGGGTAAAGATCGTCGAGCAGTGTGCAGTCCGGTGTCTGGATATCACGAACGGAAAAGTGACAGGCGTTGTGACCGAGCGGGGGCGAATTACCGCGCCGCGCGTTGTACTCGCCGGTGGCGCGTGGTCGGCGCTCTTTTTGCGCAATCATGGCGTTGCTTTGCCGCAGCTCAGTGTGCGCTCTCAGGTGGCTGTGACAATGCCGGTGGCTGATATCGGGCAATGTGCTGCATCGGCCAAGCGGCTGGCGTTCCGGCGTAGGGCTGATGGCGGCTATACCCTTGCGCCCAACATGACGTCTGAGCTTTTTGTAGGGCCGGATGCGTTTCGCGCCCTGCCAAAATTTATTCCGCAGCTGCGCATAGATCCGTTCGGATGCAGGCTCAAACCCGGTGCACCGAAGGGATTTCCCGATGCTTGGGGGACGCCGCGCAGTTGGAGCGCAGAAGACGAGAGCCCGTTCGAGCGGATGCGCGTTCTGGATCCCAAACCGGTGCCGCGGATCATTGCAAAGCTGGCGCGCGATTTCGGTGCGATGTTCCCGCAGATGGGCGAGGTTAAGCTGCGCACCAGCTGGGCGGGCATGATCGACACTATGCCCGACATCGTGCCAGTGGTAGATTACACACCCATCGATGGGCTGATCGTGGGCACAGGGATGAGTGGTCACGGTTTTGGTATAGGGCCTGCAATGGGCCGTATTCTGGCGGATCTGGCTGCGGGGCGGGCTGCGGGTCATGACCTGTCGCGCTTCCGCTTTGCACGTTTTACTGATGGTACAAAAATGGTCCCCGGACCAGACGTTTGA
- the argE gene encoding acetylornithine deacetylase — MTERLSPLDLMTKLISFPTVSRDTNIPLIDWVEEYLGGHGITAHRYVDPDQPKHALFAHVGPEIEGAIVLSGHTDVVPVDGQPWDTDPFTVVEKDGKYYGRGTCDMKGFDALAIWALVQAHYTGVKRPLQIALSFDEEIGCTGAPPMIAAMQGIVPKGSAVIVGEPSTMQAVTGHKGGTGFNTHVVGFEVHSSLLHTGVNAIMAGAKLIEWANEMNTENMEAKPSELAAMFDPPFTTVHVGMISGGTAHNITAKDCHFAMDFRVVPGEDKEQWKIAYLEKVREVEEAMQSVVADTRIEITPRFDVPALQPEEDGEAETLVRQITGDNASHKVSYGTEAGQFQDAGYSAVICGPGDIAQAHQPNEFIEVAQFNAGHDFMRKLIARLCL; from the coding sequence GTGACTGAACGTCTGTCCCCGCTCGATCTGATGACGAAGCTCATCAGCTTTCCGACTGTGTCTCGCGACACCAACATTCCACTCATCGACTGGGTCGAGGAATATCTTGGCGGGCATGGCATCACTGCACACCGCTATGTTGATCCCGACCAGCCCAAACATGCGCTTTTTGCTCATGTCGGACCGGAGATTGAGGGTGCAATTGTTTTGTCGGGCCATACAGATGTTGTGCCGGTAGACGGCCAGCCATGGGACACCGACCCTTTCACCGTTGTCGAAAAAGACGGCAAGTATTATGGGCGCGGGACCTGCGATATGAAGGGGTTTGATGCGCTGGCCATCTGGGCCTTGGTTCAGGCCCATTACACCGGCGTCAAACGCCCTTTGCAAATCGCACTTAGTTTTGACGAGGAAATCGGCTGTACCGGCGCGCCGCCAATGATTGCGGCAATGCAGGGGATTGTGCCGAAAGGCAGTGCTGTGATCGTGGGCGAGCCATCAACCATGCAAGCAGTTACTGGTCACAAGGGCGGGACCGGTTTCAACACACATGTTGTCGGCTTCGAAGTCCATTCCTCGCTGCTGCACACAGGGGTGAATGCGATCATGGCAGGAGCTAAACTGATCGAATGGGCCAACGAGATGAACACCGAGAACATGGAGGCCAAGCCGAGCGAGCTTGCCGCGATGTTCGATCCGCCCTTTACCACAGTACATGTGGGGATGATCAGCGGCGGCACCGCCCATAATATCACCGCCAAGGATTGCCATTTCGCGATGGATTTCCGCGTGGTCCCCGGCGAAGATAAGGAGCAATGGAAAATCGCCTATCTCGAAAAAGTGCGCGAGGTCGAAGAGGCCATGCAATCTGTTGTTGCTGATACACGGATCGAGATTACCCCACGCTTTGATGTGCCAGCGCTGCAACCGGAAGAAGACGGTGAGGCCGAGACACTTGTGCGCCAGATTACCGGCGATAACGCCAGCCACAAAGTCAGCTACGGCACCGAGGCAGGGCAGTTTCAGGACGCCGGCTACAGTGCGGTTATTTGCGGTCCCGGTGACATCGCACAGGCCCATCAGCCAAACGAGTTTATCGAGGTGGCACAGTTCAATGCGGGGCATGATTTCATGCGCAAGTTGATCGCACGGCTGTGCCTATAA
- a CDS encoding ABC transporter ATP-binding protein, with translation MLDLSDRAPIARIEGLRVEFQTKDGPVVGVENVSFDIKPGETVCVVGESGSGKSVSSLSLMRLVEFGGGEIAGGKLMFDRGQGETIDLAKTPMDQMRAIRGNEIGMIFQEPMTALNPVFTVGKQLTEGLRLHKHMTKAQAEARALELMTQVRIPEPKKRLTQYPHELSGGMRQRVVIAMALACEPRLLIADEPTTALDVTIQAEILALMDRLKRETGTAVMFITHDMAVVAQMADRVVVMFRGNKVEEGTVEEIFENPKHPYTKALLAAVPKLGEMTGKDYPEPMKLLGSEGKAIVPIKGTNEVLLTVKNLTTRFPVTGGLLRRVVANVHAVEDLSFSINKGQTLSLVGESGCGKSTAGRSILRLVNPQSGEVNLNGKDIMSLNDHDLRMARLDMQMIFQDPFASLNPQMGLADQVAEPIHNYGTLKGDAVRKRVEMLFDRVELPRSFMRRFPHELSGGQRQRVAIARALALNPKLIIADEAVSALDVSVQAQVLNLMMELQAEMELSFLFISHDMAVVERVSHHVGVMYLGRIVELGPRRQVFENPQHPYTQALMKAVPIADPRKRKAENDLNFKPIPSPIHNVSHHAEPSVYRDLGNGHKVLITDSGY, from the coding sequence ATGCTAGATCTCTCCGATAGAGCCCCGATTGCCCGTATTGAGGGGCTGCGCGTGGAGTTCCAGACCAAAGACGGTCCTGTGGTTGGGGTCGAGAATGTATCTTTCGACATTAAACCCGGTGAAACAGTCTGTGTGGTCGGAGAATCAGGTTCGGGCAAATCGGTGTCTTCGCTGTCGCTCATGCGACTGGTCGAGTTTGGCGGCGGCGAGATTGCAGGCGGCAAGCTGATGTTTGATCGCGGGCAGGGCGAGACGATCGATCTGGCGAAGACGCCGATGGACCAGATGCGCGCCATCAGGGGCAACGAGATCGGCATGATATTCCAAGAACCGATGACGGCGCTGAACCCCGTGTTTACCGTGGGCAAGCAGCTGACTGAAGGGTTGCGCCTGCATAAACACATGACCAAAGCACAGGCCGAGGCGCGCGCGTTGGAGCTGATGACCCAAGTGCGCATCCCCGAGCCTAAAAAGCGTCTTACACAATACCCACACGAGCTGTCGGGGGGGATGCGCCAGCGTGTGGTGATCGCGATGGCGCTTGCCTGCGAGCCACGATTGCTTATCGCGGACGAGCCTACAACCGCTCTTGATGTGACCATTCAGGCGGAGATTTTGGCGTTGATGGACCGGCTCAAGCGCGAGACGGGTACGGCCGTGATGTTTATTACACACGACATGGCCGTTGTCGCGCAGATGGCTGACCGCGTGGTGGTCATGTTCCGCGGGAACAAGGTCGAGGAAGGGACTGTGGAGGAAATCTTCGAGAATCCTAAGCACCCCTATACCAAAGCGCTGCTGGCTGCCGTGCCAAAGCTGGGCGAGATGACCGGCAAGGATTATCCTGAACCGATGAAACTGTTGGGCAGCGAGGGCAAAGCGATTGTTCCGATCAAAGGCACAAACGAGGTGCTTTTGACGGTAAAAAACCTTACCACCCGCTTTCCGGTCACCGGCGGCCTGCTGCGGCGTGTAGTGGCCAATGTGCATGCGGTCGAGGATCTCAGCTTTTCGATCAACAAGGGCCAGACCCTCAGCCTTGTTGGCGAGAGCGGGTGCGGGAAGTCCACTGCCGGTCGTTCGATCCTGCGGTTGGTGAATCCGCAATCGGGTGAGGTCAATTTGAATGGCAAGGACATCATGTCGCTCAATGACCATGATCTGCGGATGGCACGCCTAGATATGCAGATGATTTTTCAGGATCCGTTTGCCTCGCTCAATCCCCAGATGGGACTGGCCGATCAGGTGGCCGAGCCGATACACAACTACGGCACGCTCAAAGGAGATGCCGTGCGCAAGCGCGTGGAAATGCTTTTTGACCGGGTGGAGTTGCCGCGTAGTTTCATGCGCCGTTTTCCGCATGAGTTGTCGGGCGGCCAGCGCCAGCGGGTTGCGATTGCACGCGCACTTGCCCTCAACCCCAAACTCATCATTGCAGATGAGGCGGTATCCGCGCTTGATGTATCGGTGCAAGCACAGGTCCTCAATTTGATGATGGAATTGCAGGCCGAAATGGAGTTGTCGTTCCTTTTTATCTCCCACGATATGGCTGTGGTCGAGCGGGTGAGCCATCATGTGGGTGTCATGTATCTGGGCCGTATCGTTGAGTTGGGGCCGCGCCGCCAAGTCTTCGAAAACCCGCAGCACCCATATACCCAAGCTTTGATGAAAGCCGTTCCCATTGCGGACCCGCGCAAGCGTAAGGCCGAGAATGATCTGAATTTCAAACCGATCCCGTCGCCTATTCACAATGTCAGCCATCATGCCGAGCCGAGCGTTTATCGCGATTTAGGCAATGGACATAAAGTGCTGATCACCGACAGCGGCTATTAA